The following is a genomic window from Geobacillus subterraneus.
GTATGTCGCCGGAAAACCGCCGGAAGAGCTCGAGAACACGTACGCGGATGCGGGCGTGGACGGGGCGATCCATCTCGGTTCGAACGCGTACGATGTGATCGTGGCGTTTTTCACGGAAAGAGGGGTGGCGTTGGATGGCGAAGGACGTTGATTTTACCAAGATGACGCTTTCCGCGGCAGCGGCTGATGTGGAGGAGAAACAGTGGAGAGACGCGGTGGAGCGGCGCGTGCAAGCGTCGATCGGTGAGCTGTTGTTTCAGACGAACGAACACATTGCCGTGAAGCCGCTTTATACAAAAAATGACATCGATGGGCTCGATTTTCTCGATTACTTGCCCGGGCTGCCGCCGTACTTGCGCGGGCCGTACCCGACGATGTATGTCGTGCGGCCGTGGACGATCCGCCAATACGCCGGTTTTTCGACGGCGGAGGAAAGCAACGCGTTTTACCGGCGCAACTTGGCGATGGGGCAAAAAGGGCTGTCGGTCGCCTTTGACTTGGCGACGCACCGCGGCTATGACTCCGACCATCCGCGCGTCGTCGGTGACGTCGGCAAAGCAGGGGTCGCCATCGATTCGGTGCTCGATATGAAAATTTTGTTTGACGGCATTCCGCTCGACCAAATGTCGGTGTCGATGACGATGAACGGGGCGGTGCTCCCGATCATGGCGTTTTACATCGTCACCGCCGAAGAGCAAGGGGTGACGCAAGACAAATTGTCGGGCACGATCCAAAACGATATTTTGAAAGAATATATGGTGCGCAACACGTACATTTACCCGCCGGAGATGTCGATGCGCATCATCGCCGACATTTTCGCTTATACGGCCAAATACATGCCGAAATTCAACAGCATCAGCATTTCCGGCTACCATATGCAAGAAGCCGGGGCGCCGGCTGATTTGGAGCTGGCGTATACGCTCGCGGACGGGCTTGAGTACGTGCGCACCGGCTTGAAAGCGGGCATTGACATCGATTCGTTCGCCCCGAGGCTGTCGTTTTTCTGGGCGATCGGCATGAACTACTTTATGGAAGTGGCGAAAATGCGGGCGGCGCGTCTCATGTGGGCGAAAATGATGAAAACGTTCAACCCGAAAAATCCGAAATCGCTCGCATTACGGACCCATTCGCAAACGTCAGGCTGGAGCTTGACCGAGCAAGATCCGTTCAACAACGTCGTGCGCACGCTCATTGAAGCGCACGCGGCGGCGATGGGGCATACGCAGTCGCTCCATACGAACGCGCTCGATGAGGCGATTGCCTTGCCGACCGATTTTTCGGCGCGCATCGCCCGCAATACGCAGCTGTACTTGCAGGAAGAAACGGGCATTTGCCGCACGATCGATCCGTGGGCCGGTTCGTATTACGTCGAGACGTTGACGAACGAACTGATGAAGCGGGCGTGGGCGCATATTGAAGAAATCGAAAGCTTAGGCGGGATGGCAAAAGCGATCGAAACCGGCATTCCGAAAATGCGCATCGAAGAAGCGGCGGCCCGCCGCCAAGCGCGCATCGATTCAGGGGCGGAAACGATCATCGGCGTGAACAAATACCGTCCGGAAAAAGAAGAGCCGATTGACATTTTGGAAGTGGACAACACCGCTGTGCGAAAGCGGCAAATTGAGCGGCTGAACGAGCTGAAGGCGACCCGCGACAACGAGCAGGTCGAAGCGGCGCTAGAGGCGATTACGAAAGCGGCGGAAACGGGCGAAGGGAACTTGCTTGAGCTCGCCGTCCAGGCCGCGCGCGTCCGGGCCACCCTTGGGGAAATTTCGTACGCCATTGAAAAAGTGGCGAAGCGCCATCGCGCCGCCATCCGCTCGATCAGCGGCGTCTACAGTTCGGAATACAAAAACGAAGCGCAGCTCGAACGGGTGAAGCGACGGGTGGAGCAATTCGCCGAACTCGAAGGGCGCCGTCCGCGCATCTTGATTGCGAAAATGGGGCAGGACGGCCATGACCGCGGGGCGAAAGTGATCGCGACCGCGTTTGCCGATTTAGGGTTTGACGTCGATATCGGCCCGCTCTTCCAGACGCCGGAAGAAACGGCGCGCCAGGCGGTCGAAAACGACGTGCACGCCGTCGGCATCAGCTCGCTCGCCGGCGGCCATAAGACGCTCGTGCCGCAGCTTGTGTCCGAGCTCGAAAAACTCGGCCGCGACGATATTTTAGTCATCGTCGGCGGCGTCATCCCGCCGCAAGATTACGCGTTCCTGTATGAACACGGCGCCGCCGCCGTCTTTGGGCCAGGCACGGTCATCCCGGAAGCGGCGGACAAAGTGCTCGATGAAATTTACGCCCGGCTCGGCTATGAGGACGTGAGCGAATGAACGGCGAAGAGAAACGATGGGAACAGACAAGCGCCCAGAGCGCGGCTTCAGATGGGCCGCCGCGCCGCCCGGAATGGGCGGACGGCGAGAGCGCGTCATCCTACGTGCACGCCGAACGCCCGCCGGCGCCAAAGCGGATCGTGAGGCGGAAAGAGCGGTCGGTGGACGAGTACGTCCAAGGGGTGCTCGCCGGCGACCGCACGATGTTGGCGCAGGCGATTACGTTGGTTGAAAGCAATGCGGCTCGTCATATCGATCTTGCTCAGCACGTGCTTCATGCCCTCCTTCCGCACGTCGGCCGCTCGATCCGCATCGGCATCACCGGGGTGCCGGGGGCGGGGAAAAGCACGTTCATTGAAGCGTTCGGGACGTTTTTGTGCGAACAAGGGCACCGGGTCGCCGTCTTGGCCGTCGACCCGACGAGCTCGTTGACCGGCGGCAGCATCCTCGGCGACAAAACGCGGATGGAGACGCTCGCCCGACATCCGCTTGCGTTCATCCGTCCGTCGCCATCGGGCGGGGCGCTTGGCGGCGTGCACCGGAAAACGCGCGAGACGATGATGCTGTGCGAAGCGGCCGGCTATGACATCATCCTCGTCGAGACGGTCGGCGTCGGGCAAAGCGAGTTTGTCGTCCGCGGGATGGTCGACTTTTTCCTCCTGCTGGCGTTAACCGGCGCCGGCGACGAGCTGCAAGGGATGAAGCGCGGCATCATGGAGCTTGTGGACGCCATCGTCATCAACAAGGCGGACGGTGATAATAAAGAAAAAGCGAAAGCGGCGCAAAAAGAATACAACCAGTTTCTCCATTACCTTCGCCCGGCCACGCCTGGCTGGGAGACGAAAGCGTACACGTGCTCGGCGCTGCTGGGCGAAGGAATCGCCGACATGTGGCGCGTCATCCAAACGTTCGTCGAGACGACGAAGCGATCCGGCGTCTTTTTCGATCGCCGCCGCCAGCAACAAAAAGACTGGATGCACGCCATGATCAAAGAATATATTGAAACGCGCTTTTTCGCCGACCCGGTCGTGAAAGAAAAGCTCCCGATGCTCGAAAACAGCGTCATTTCCGGCGCCAAGCCGGTCACCGCCGCCGTCAAAGAGCTGATCGAGGCGTATGAGCGGAAGCGAGACAGTGAACTATGATATGATAAAGGGAAAGCGAAGGAGGTGTCATGATGTTCCAATTTCAATTTCCACTGTACAATGATTTTGTAGAACAATCCCGCCGTGAAGCAGTCGAAGCCGGATTTGAAGAGCTGCGCACGCCGGAAGACGTCGACGCCGCGTTTCGCCGTCCGGGCACAACGCTTGTTCTCATCAACTCCGTGTGCGGCTGCGCCGGCGGCATCGCTCGCCCGGCAGCGGCCCACGCCGTTCACTACGACAAGCGTCCGGATCATTTAGTGACCGTCTTTGCCGGCCAAGACAAAGAAGCAACGGCCCGCGCGCGCGAATACTTTGTCGGCGAGCCGCCGTCCTCGCCGTCGTTCGCTCTGCTAAAAGACGGGAAATTGTGCGCCATGCTCCACCGCCACGACATCGAAGGGCACGAGCCGGTGGCGGTCGTGCAAAAGCTGCAGGCGCTGTTTGACGAATATTGTGAGGAAGTGTGAATACAAACCCCCGAAGCCAAAAAAGGCGTCGGGGGTTTTTCATCGTCATGATTGTTTGTGATCATGTATATGAAGACTTGGATAAAGGCAAATAGCAATGCATATGGTATAATAACTTTAAAATGGGGTTTTTTTGTGATCAATTTTTTAAAAACTAGAAAAAAGGATCATTATTATGGGATTATGTGATGTTAGCGATTGGACAAAAGATGAAGAGCGGCAAGCCTCTGGTACAAGAGAGAAGTTCTGGTTGATCCATCCAGATAATACCCATCGGTATTTATTTAAAATTCCTAAGGGAAATACCGGAGAAGCGTGGGCGGAGGTTGTCGCATCAAAAATTGGTCAAAGGATAGGGTTAAATATGATGGAGGCCGATTTAGCCGTTTACGATGGAATAGTAGGGGTTTTGTCAAGAAATTTTGTTTTTGATGATGCAGAGTTTTATGAAGGCGGTGATTTATTCTTTACAATTGCGGAAGACTTTGATCGCTACAATCTAAAACATTATCATTTTCTTAATATAATAAAGGTGTTGTCTGAATTTCACCTTGAAAAAGAGTTTGTCCAAATTCCTATATTTGACGCATTAATTGCAAATCAAGATCGTCACTGTGATAACTGGGGGGTTATTGTTCACCACAATGGTTACAAGCTTGCACCTATATATGATAATGGAGCGTCGCTAGGGTATCAATTGAAGGAAGAACGCATTCTAAAAATGTTTCAAGATCAAAGAATGTTTGATGCTTTTACAAATCGGAGCTTCTCTTTAATCGGACTTCCGCACAAAAGGAAGCCTAAATATAAAGAATTACTAAGTTTCATTTATGAATTATATCCAAAGGAAGTGAAGAGGGAAATTGAGCGTATTAGTCAAATAAATATACAAGAAATCATAACTGTTTTCGATGGCATTTCAGACAACATCATGAGTAAAATTTACAAAGAATGGGTATCAAAATTACTACAGCAGCGAAAGGAATGGCTTTTAAATTGGTATATGGAGGTGAGATAAGGTGGTGCGCCCTTTTGTACTATGGTTAATTTGGCAAAATGAATGTACTCGTCAGCGATATCATGTTGGAAATTTAGTGCATGATGGAACAAAGTATGTATTTTATTACGAACACAGCAGGAAAAGAAGAGGATTATTCGAGGCGCTGGAAAACGGTTATAAGCCCCATTTAGCCTTTCGGGATATGGAAAGAAAATATGTTTCAGACAGATTATTTGGACCGTTTGAGCGACGTTTGCCTGACCGACGTCGCCCGGATTTTTTGGAAATTTTGCGCACATATGGTTTGCCACATGATTGTACAGATATGGATTTGTTACGAGCAACGGGTGGTAAACTTGCGACAGATTCTTATGAATTTGTAGCACCAATTTATGTATTGGGAAATCATTTCGATTTTGATTTTTATGTCGCCGGTTGGAGGTATTACGAGGGAGATCAAGTGATTCAAGATCTTAAAGTGGGAGATAAAGTGCATTTTCGGTTAGAGCCGGAGAATAGGCGGGATGCTAAAGCGGTAGAAGTGTTAACAGATAAGGGGTGTAAGCTAGGATATATTCCTGCTTTCTATAGCGAGTTCATGTTTAACCTTATTCAAAACAACGGATGTTATACGGCGAGAATTGAATCAATTCATGTTAAAGCTTTTCCTCAGCGTAAAGTAAATATAAATGTCTACGGCGTACTTCCCATGTCTTGTCAGACGCAAGGTCTTGATATGTTGCATCAAGTAGCGTTACAAGTGACTTAGGTTGTTCTCGCTGTTTTTGAAATGGTTTTTTCAGAATGAATACATCCACAAAATCGAAGCGAGGCTGAAATATATCAAAAAAGAAATAATCGACCGTGACCGATGGAATGAGCCTGACCGTGTTTGAACGGCTGATGGCGTATTTCGCCGGTGAAGAGGACATTCAAAAAGCCGTTTTGTTCGGCTCGCGGGCGCGCGGCACGGCCGCCGCAACTCCGCCATTGATTTGTGCATTGATTATACCGGCAAACAAAAGGGGAAAATCAACGAGGAGATTGACGAGATCGTCGGCGTTTACTCATGCCCCGCACTGTTTTCGCCGCGTTGACGAAGCGATTGGTCGGGCAATCGAGTGCGGGCAGAAGACGATGGATGGAACGGCTGTTCACTGTACTTTTTTTTGTCTAGATCGGTTTGTCCCGCCTGAGCGGACAGCCGTCTTTTTTTGCCCTTCCGCGGCGGTGGGGCAGGGGCTTGGCGATTGAGGGCGCGTGAGCTGAGGTGGCTCGTTTTTCCTTGCATCGAAAGCGCCGTCATCGGTACAATGAAGTCGGCAAACATTGGCAAAGGAGACGG
Proteins encoded in this region:
- a CDS encoding nucleotidyltransferase domain-containing protein → MTDGMSLTVFERLMAYFAGEEDIQKAVLFGSRARGTAAATPPLICALIIPANKRGKSTRRLTRSSAFTHAPHCFRRVDEAIGRAIECGQKTMDGTAVHCTFFCLDRFVPPERTAVFFCPSAAVGQGLGD
- a CDS encoding BrxA/BrxB family bacilliredoxin codes for the protein MFQFQFPLYNDFVEQSRREAVEAGFEELRTPEDVDAAFRRPGTTLVLINSVCGCAGGIARPAAAHAVHYDKRPDHLVTVFAGQDKEATARAREYFVGEPPSSPSFALLKDGKLCAMLHRHDIEGHEPVAVVQKLQALFDEYCEEV
- the scpA gene encoding methylmalonyl-CoA mutase gives rise to the protein MAKDVDFTKMTLSAAAADVEEKQWRDAVERRVQASIGELLFQTNEHIAVKPLYTKNDIDGLDFLDYLPGLPPYLRGPYPTMYVVRPWTIRQYAGFSTAEESNAFYRRNLAMGQKGLSVAFDLATHRGYDSDHPRVVGDVGKAGVAIDSVLDMKILFDGIPLDQMSVSMTMNGAVLPIMAFYIVTAEEQGVTQDKLSGTIQNDILKEYMVRNTYIYPPEMSMRIIADIFAYTAKYMPKFNSISISGYHMQEAGAPADLELAYTLADGLEYVRTGLKAGIDIDSFAPRLSFFWAIGMNYFMEVAKMRAARLMWAKMMKTFNPKNPKSLALRTHSQTSGWSLTEQDPFNNVVRTLIEAHAAAMGHTQSLHTNALDEAIALPTDFSARIARNTQLYLQEETGICRTIDPWAGSYYVETLTNELMKRAWAHIEEIESLGGMAKAIETGIPKMRIEEAAARRQARIDSGAETIIGVNKYRPEKEEPIDILEVDNTAVRKRQIERLNELKATRDNEQVEAALEAITKAAETGEGNLLELAVQAARVRATLGEISYAIEKVAKRHRAAIRSISGVYSSEYKNEAQLERVKRRVEQFAELEGRRPRILIAKMGQDGHDRGAKVIATAFADLGFDVDIGPLFQTPEETARQAVENDVHAVGISSLAGGHKTLVPQLVSELEKLGRDDILVIVGGVIPPQDYAFLYEHGAAAVFGPGTVIPEAADKVLDEIYARLGYEDVSE
- a CDS encoding HipA domain-containing protein; the protein is MGLCDVSDWTKDEERQASGTREKFWLIHPDNTHRYLFKIPKGNTGEAWAEVVASKIGQRIGLNMMEADLAVYDGIVGVLSRNFVFDDAEFYEGGDLFFTIAEDFDRYNLKHYHFLNIIKVLSEFHLEKEFVQIPIFDALIANQDRHCDNWGVIVHHNGYKLAPIYDNGASLGYQLKEERILKMFQDQRMFDAFTNRSFSLIGLPHKRKPKYKELLSFIYELYPKEVKREIERISQINIQEIITVFDGISDNIMSKIYKEWVSKLLQQRKEWLLNWYMEVR
- the meaB gene encoding methylmalonyl Co-A mutase-associated GTPase MeaB → MNGEEKRWEQTSAQSAASDGPPRRPEWADGESASSYVHAERPPAPKRIVRRKERSVDEYVQGVLAGDRTMLAQAITLVESNAARHIDLAQHVLHALLPHVGRSIRIGITGVPGAGKSTFIEAFGTFLCEQGHRVAVLAVDPTSSLTGGSILGDKTRMETLARHPLAFIRPSPSGGALGGVHRKTRETMMLCEAAGYDIILVETVGVGQSEFVVRGMVDFFLLLALTGAGDELQGMKRGIMELVDAIVINKADGDNKEKAKAAQKEYNQFLHYLRPATPGWETKAYTCSALLGEGIADMWRVIQTFVETTKRSGVFFDRRRQQQKDWMHAMIKEYIETRFFADPVVKEKLPMLENSVISGAKPVTAAVKELIEAYERKRDSEL
- a CDS encoding HIRAN domain-containing protein, encoding MRPFVLWLIWQNECTRQRYHVGNLVHDGTKYVFYYEHSRKRRGLFEALENGYKPHLAFRDMERKYVSDRLFGPFERRLPDRRRPDFLEILRTYGLPHDCTDMDLLRATGGKLATDSYEFVAPIYVLGNHFDFDFYVAGWRYYEGDQVIQDLKVGDKVHFRLEPENRRDAKAVEVLTDKGCKLGYIPAFYSEFMFNLIQNNGCYTARIESIHVKAFPQRKVNINVYGVLPMSCQTQGLDMLHQVALQVT